In Gemmatimonadaceae bacterium, the sequence AGCTGCAGCAGCGCACGGGTGGTCGGCTGCGCTACTTCATTTCCGGTGGCGCCCCGCTCGCCCCCGAGATCAACCGGTTCTTCTATGCGGCGGGCCTCACGATCCTCGAGGGCTATGGGCTGACCGAGACGTCACCGGTGATCAGCGTCAACACGCCTCAGAACTTCCGCATCGGCACCGTGGGCAAGCCGGTCGAAGGTGTCGAGGTGCAGATCGCCGCGGACGGCGAGATCCTGACCCGAGGCCCACACGTGATGCAGGGCTACTTCAACAAGCCTGACGCCACGCGCGAGGTGATCGACAGCGAAGGATGGTTCCATACCGGCGACATCGGCGTGATCGAAGGCGACTTCCTCCGCATTACTGACCGCAAGAAGGATCTGATCGTCACGGCGGGTGGAAAGAACATCGCACCGCAACCGATCGAGAACATGGTCAAGACCAACAAGTACGTGAGTCAGGCGGTGATGCTCGGTGATCGACGCAAGTTTCCGGTGCTGCTGGTCGTCCCGAACTTCGAGCAGTTGGAGAAGTGGGCAAAGCTTCGGCAACTCATCTGGACCGACCGCGCGCAGCTCCTGCAGATGCCGACCGTGAATGCGAAGATGGACAAGGAGGTCCGCAGCACGCTGGTGGGTCTCGCACACTTCGAGACGCCGGCAAAGATCGCGCTCCTGGAGCACGACTTCTCCGTGGAGTCTGGCGAGCTCACCCCAACGCTCAAGGTGAAGCGTCGCGTCATCGATCAGCGGTACAAGACCACGATCGACGCCTTGTACGCCGGCTGAGCCCCTCGCACGCTGCGCATGCCCACGCCCACGCCCCCGACCGCCGTGTCCGACTTCTACGCGCCGCGTCGCACCGCCATTGCGGACATCGCGGGACTCGTGGGCATGGGACTGCTCGGGTCGGTGTCGACCATGCTCGTGTGGGACGATCTCGCGGGCGGCTTTCGCACGGGGCGCCTGGAGAAGGCGTTCCTGGTGTTCCTGCTCGTGGTGCTTGGCGCGTCGGCGCTGGGCGGAGTGCTCGGATTGCTGGCGGGTCGGGTAATCGGCCGAGTGTGGGAGCGTCGGCATCGCGCGCGACGCGGCCCCGTACGGGGCGATCGCCCGGACGCCGACGTCTCGCCCACTGACGCCGTCCGCCCGGCGCCCTCCGAGGCGCAGGTGGCCTCGGCACCTGGGATCGAGCTGCGCTCGGTCGGCGCTGATGTCGCTGGAATCATGGCGCTGATGCAGCGAGCTGGCGACGCCGGCCCCACGCGCACCGCCGACGTCCTGCGTCGTTCGGTCGGCATTGGCGCATGGGATGGCCCGCGCCTCGTCGGCATGGCGCGCTTTGTCTCAGACGGCCGCCACGGACTCCTCAGCGATCTCGTGGTGGAGCCGGCCTATCGTCGCCGAGGCATCGGCCGCGCCCTCGTCGAGGCGGCGTGCCGCGAGGCCGGCGGCGCCCTCACCATCGAATCGGTGCCAGAGTCGGCAATCCCCTTCGTCCACGCCATCGGAGCCACGCCCGGGGGCTGGACACTCGGCGCGGCTCAGCGCGCGCCCTGACGCAACGCGCTGATCGCAGCCTGCACCACCGCATCCTGGAACGAAAAGGTGCTGTCGGCATTGCCGGTGAATGTGCGCGCCCAGACCGTGGAGTCGTTGGCGATGCGGACGAGCCGAACCGTCGCTCTCAATTCCCGTCGCTGCCGCTGCACCGTGCCCTCCATGAGGTAGGCGACGCCGAGCACGCGGCCGAGCGCCGCGGGCCCGCGCACGCTGTCCGGGACGGCCAGGACGGCGGCATGCGACGCGACCCTCGCACCCGGCAGCGCGGCGGCCGCCGATGCCAGTTCGGCGCCTAACGCCGTGGCCACGCCGCGGGCCTCCGCGTCTCCACCGACCGCCTCCAGGGGCAACACGGCCAGCGAGACCGGCAGCACAGCCGCACCAGCGGTTGGCTGCGCCGCCCGCGGCGGGGACTCGGACCGCGCCACCAGGCGCGATCGCACCAGCGCACCGGCGAGCACTACGCTCCCCAGGATGCCCAGCAGTATCGCCGCGTTCCGCCACTGCATGCGCGATGACGACGGCGGGGCCGCAAACACACCGCTGATCATCTCCGGGTCCTCCAGGGCGCGCAGCAGGCCGGCCGCGGTGTCCGGGCGACGTGCCGGCTCCTTGGAGAGGCAGAGCATGATCAGGTCGGTGAGCGCCCGGGGGATGTCGTACCGCCGGGCGCTCAGGGCGGTTGGGGCCTCCGTCATCTGCGCCGCGAGCAAGGCCTGCGGCGACCTGCCGTGGAACGGCGGCGCCCCGGCGAGCATCTCGTACCCGAGGATGCCTAACGCGTAGATATCCGCCCGATGGTCCACGTTGGGATCAGCCGCGGCCTGTTCGGGTGCCATGTACGCCGGCGTGCCGAGTGACATCCCGACCCCCGTCATGCGACCGCCGGGCGCGGGATCGCCGCCGTGGCGCGACGTCATGATTGCCTTCGCCACGCCGAAGTCGGTCACCACCGCCACGCCGGCCCCGGCCGACAGGAGCACGTTATCGGGCTTGATATCCCGGTGGATCACGCCGCGGCCGTGCGCGAACGAGAGCGCTCGACACACGTCCCTGAGGATGTTCACCGTTTCGCGCACCGAGAGTGGGCCGCGACGGACACGCATACGCACCGACTCGCCGTCGATGTATGGCATCACGAAGTAGGGCAGCCCGTTCACCTTCCCCGAACTCAGGACCGGCACAATGTTCGGATGCTGCAGCGCCGCCGACATGAGGATCTCGCGCTCGAAGCGCTCCGCCGAGATCGCCTGCGTCACGCTCGCCGGCAGCAGCTTGATCACGACACGACGATGGTGGCGCGTGTCCTGGGCAAGGAGAACCTGCGACATGCCACCACCACTGAGTTCGCGCTCGATGGTGTATTCGTCGCCGAACTGCGCCTGAAGCTGCGCCTTGAAATCTGACACGCGACTCCGGGTGGGTGGACCGGCTTCAAGCAAACGCGAACGGCCCGCTCGGCGCCAGCCTCAGAACGAGAAACCCGCAGCGGCGTAGAGTCCCGTGCGTTCGCGCCCGCGCACAACGCTCAGACTCACCGTATTCGAGCGCATGAGGGGGGCGAACCAGATCCCGCCACCAACCGCCGTGTGCCAGCGGTCCGACGTCTCTCCGTCAGCGTACACACGGCCGGCATCGCCAAGCACCATGATGCCGACGTCGGCCGGCGCCACGATGCGAACCTTCGCTGCCCACGCCCGAACCTCCGCACTCCCGTACAGGGACGAGCGGCCGGCAAAGCGCTGCTGGTCCCAGCCGCGCAGCGTGCCAACGCCGCCAATCGTCGATGCCTCGTGGAACGGAAATCGGCCCCACACGTGTCGGCCACCAGCGCGCAACGCGAGGACCGGCGCGCGCGGCCCCCCGGGCGTCACGTACGTCGACACGTTCGCCGTCCCCTCGGCAAAGCTCTCGTCAACATTCCACACCGACGGATACACCGTGCCACCGAACGCGAGCCTCACGCCGCGCGTCGGCGCGACCGGTGAGTCACGGCGGTCGATCACGAGCCCGGCTCCCGCACCGACCTGACCGTACGCGCCAGAACCATACGGCTTCGTCACGCCGATCACGGTCCGTGCGCCTTCGCGCGTCGACGTGAACTGACCCACGCCCCGGAGCTCCAGCGCCACCCCCCGCGCGACCGGGCGCATCCACGTGGGCTCGACGCGGAACAGGTTCTGGAACACCCGATAGAATCGCGTCGCGCTGTCGGACGACGTCTCGTTGCCGAGCCCGTGAAAGCGGATCAGCTCGATCCCCGATCCGATCACGCGCAGCCCGACGACATCCTTGCTGTTCGCCCGGGGAACCGTGACATCCCACCGGACCCGCGGGCGCAGCTCCGAGAACGAGAAGTCCGCGCGCAGCACCGACCGTGAACGAAAGGGGTCGTGCCGGAACCCATAGGAGAATCGCGTGCGGGTGAGGCTGGCCACGATCCCCGTGCCCGGCGACGCGCTCAGCCCCCGCGTCGTGAAACTCCAGCTTCCCCAGTCGCGCACCTGACGCTCGGCACGATCGGTCGCGGGTGGGACGTAAGCTCGCGCATCGATGGCATGCACCGCGCCCAGCACCACGTTGCTTCCCTGGGCGTCGTACACGCTGAGTGCCGCGTCGCCGCCTGGGATACTGTCCAGCACCGCATCATCTCCCGCACCGCCAATGATGCGCAGCCTGACGCCTCGTGATCGTTCCCCGCGAATCCGCACACAATCGTTACCGCCCAGCAGGACGAGCCGTACCTCGCGCGTCTCACCGGGAAGGAACCGTCGCTCGAACCACGGCGCCGCGGCGCGTCCGGATGAATCGATCGACGCCACGGAGACGAGCATCGTCCCGCCAGGGCCGCGCACCACGTCCACAAGGTCGTCGTCGTCCGTGGCCTCGACGTTCACCTCGCGCGCCAGGATGCCATACAGCTCCCGCGCCGCCTGCGGCAACGACTCGCGTCGCTCGGCGAGCGCCTCGTACAGCCGCGTCCCGTCGATCCCGACCCAGGGCGCCGGCATCGTGGAAATCGAAGCGGTGAGCACGGAATCCGTGAGCTGGCGCTGCATCGCCAGCGCGACCGAGTCCCACACCGCACGATCCAGCGGCGGCAGCAGCCGCCGGTCGATCTCCCGTGCGTTCCAGTTGAGCCACACCATCGACGGGTACCTCGCATCGAAGGTGATCATCTGCGGCACGAATCCGCGGATCACCCAGGGACCGAGCCCCTCGAAGCGGGCGAACGGCATGTCGCGATCCCGGGGGATGGGCTCCCACAACGCACCACGTCGCTTCGAGAATCGCCCCCAGCGCCATTGGTCGCGGTGCCGGTCCCGATCGCCGACAAGGACGTCGAAGAGCCGCGCGGAAAGATACGCGCGCGTGTCCACCTGATTGACGCTGCTGCGGCGCAACCGCTCGAACAGGCGCTCGGAGCTGATGACATCGGTCGCCCCGAGCGCCTCGGGCGTCGCGTCGAAATCGCGGGCCGGTCGCTCTTCGAACGTGCCAAGCACATTGGAGAACTCGGCGCGGAACTCTCCGAGCAGCGAATCGTCAGGCATCACCGCGAGCTGTGGACGAGGGTGCCGGATGCCCGTCGCGTCCAGGAGGCTCGCGACGATGACGGCCGCCGCCGGATGGTAGCCCGCGACCTGATCCTGGGCGATGTCCCGCACGAGCGTCTCACGCAGCTCTTCGGGAAGTCCCTTGGTGAAGTCCTTCTCCGACGGCCGAAACACGTACTCCCGCCCGTCGGCACCGTTGAACCTCAGCGAGTTGGTCTGCATGCTCCCGCCGCGCTGCGTTGGTGTAAGCCCGCCCGCGGCGCGTCGGAGATCCAGGCGCGGCACCGTGATCGGCGTGGTCCAGAGTGCACGATAGTCGTCGCCAAGGATCGCTCGATGCAGCCAGCCCGCCTCATACTTCGCCCCTGCGGTCACTCGCACGTGGCCCGCCGCGGCGGACGAATCGGACTGCGCGGGAAGCACGGTGGCGCTCACCACGATCATGCCGATCACACCGAGCGAGCGGCCCCGCGCGCCCGATTGCCTAACGGGCACGGCGGTACGTGGTCAGCGTCGCACGACTCCCCGATCCCTCGTCGGCGATGACGAGGAGGGAGTCGCCCAGAAAGGCAATACCTTCCGGCTGCCGATGAAGCTTTCGGGAAAGCGCCACGCCACCCACCACGTCACCGCGTGGATCGATCTCGAGCAGCGCACGCTCGGGCCCCGCGACCAGGACGTAGTTCCCGGTCACCGGATCGACCTCGATGCCCGACGGGCGAAATCCTCTGGTGCCGGTACGGGCAATCGCGGCGCCGAGCGGCACGGAGATCGGAGGGCTGGCCTGCGCTGTTCGCACCAGGGGCCAGCGAAACACGGTCACGCGATCACGCCACGCATCGACCAACGGTGTCTTGCACGGCACGAGCAGGGCCTGGGCGCGCGCGTCCCAGGCCAGGCCTTCGATTTCGCACTGGGTGCCGATGCCGGTGTCCGTGACCGACGCGGCGACCTCCGACTCGGCCGCGCCTTCACGCGCCTCGTACAGGATGCCGGTACTGGTGATGAGGAACAGGCGCGGGCCGACGAGGGCGATGCCTTCGAGGTCGGCACGCACCGGAGGGCGCCCCAGCGAGAACCAGCGCGCGACACGTCCGGTCAGCCCATCGAGCACCGACACGATCCCGCGCTCGTCGCCATGGGCGAGCAACGAGCCGTTCGCGGTGACCGCAAGCCCGGAAACCTCGACCAGCCCCTTGGGAAGGGTGACCTGCGCCTCGGGACGACCGAAATCGATCGATCGCAGCGCCGACGGCACACGCGTCTGCGGTGCCGTGTCGGCATCGTCGCTGGCAGACACGGCGCGCGCGCGCGACAGGACCACGACGGCCACGACCGCCGCCAACGCGGCCAGGAGCCCGAGTGGCCGGAAACGGTTCACGCGTCCCCCGGGTTGCCGACCTGGACCGCCTGCGACATGAACCGGGCTTGTGCACTTCCGCCGTCCGTGGCCACCCGCGCCCACGTGCCGTCCGCGCCGAGCGACCATGCGGTGGAATCGGCCAGTTCCGCCGACAGAATGCCGTCGAGCCGCTCGCGATGAGTCTTCGATGCCACAGGGACCAGCACCTCCACGCGCCGTCTCAGGTTGCGAGGTCGCAGGTCAGCCGATCCGATGAAGTATTCGGCCTCCCCACCGTTGTCGAATACATAGATACGCGCATGCTCGAGGAAGCGCCCGATGATGCTGGTGACGCGGAGGCGCTCGCCCGGTCGCAGCGTGCAGATCCCGCGCACCACCAGATCGATCGTCACGCCGGCCGCGGCGGCGTCATACAGTGCACGGATGACCTCACGATCGGCAAGCCCGTTCAGTTTCATGCGGATACGCGCCGACCGGCCTGCGCGGGCGTGCCCCGCCTCCCGGTGGATACGGGCGAGGAGCCCTGGCAACAGCGAGTTTGGTGCAACGAGGCAGACACGGAAACTCACGTCCGCCGGGGCAGAACTCCCGGTGAAGGTGTTGAACAGGTCGGTGAGGTCGTCGCACACATCCTCGCGTGCGGTGAGGAGGCCGAGATCGGTGTAGACGCGCGCCGTACCGGCGTTGTAATTGCCCGTGCCCACGTGCGCGTACCGGCGCGTACCGCTTCCCTCGCGCCGCACCACGAGCGCCACCTTGGAGTGGTTCTTGTACCCCGGGAGGCCATGCACCACGTGTACGCCGGCCGCCTGCAGGCGACGCGTCCATCGCACGTTGCGCTCTTCGTCGAACCGCGCCTTGAGCTCGACGAACACGGCGACGTCCTTCCCCGACTCCGCCGCGCGGCGCAGGGCCTCGGCGATCGGCGATCGTTCACCCGTGCGATAGAGCGCAACCTTGATCGCCATCACGTCGGGATCGTCAGCAGCTTCATCGAAGAAGCGGACCACACTGGCCGAGAAGTCATCGTACGGGTGGTGCAGCAGGATGTCGCTTTCCCGGATCGCCGCCCACAACGACGGAGTGCCGGCGACTGGATCGCGCGCTGCAAACGGAGGAAAGCCCAGCGTGGCGATGGGCAGGTCGGTGAGCTGCCGCAGCCCGTCCAGGGCCATCAGGCCCGGGATGTCCACGAGGTCCGCCGTCCCCAGCGCGCCGGGACGCGCGCCCGGCTCGAGCGCGAGTTCGCGCAGCAGCATCTCGCGCACCGCGTAGGGCATCGCGCGTTCCACTTCCACGCGCACGATCGGTCGGTGCCGTCGCTCCCGCGCCTGCTCGTCGATGGCCTGCACCAGGTTGCCCGCACGCTGCTCGTCGAGTTCGAGGTCCGCGTATCGCGTCACGCGGAAGAGCCAGGAGTGTTCGACCCGCCGCCCGGGGTACAGGAGCGCCAGGTGACTCCGCACCACATCTTCGATCGCCACGAACCCCTCGCCGTCAGGCAGCGCGACGAAGCGCGGCAGCGACGGAGGCACGGTCAGCTCCGCCAGGTGCCGACCGTCGGTCGCGTCACGAAGGATGACCGCAAAGCAGAGCGTGCGATCGGCGACGATGGGGAGCGAATGCCCAGGCGTCGCGGTAATCGCGCGCGGCGTGAGCAAGGGGAACACCGACGCACGGAAGTAGCCACGCAGGTGTTCGAGCGCGCGCTCGGATACCGAGGCGACCTGCCGGATCACGACGCCGTGTGGCGCCAGGGCATCGAGCACATCTTCGGCGCACGCGTACTGCGCCTGCACGAGGCCCCGCGCGTCGCGCGCAAGGCGGGCGCGACGCGCCTCGAGTCCGGACCCGTCACTCTCGTCGCTCGCGGTGTCGCCGTCGTACTTGAGCCGGCCCGCGCGCACGGCATAGAACTCGTCGAGGTTCGACGCGACAATCGCGACATACCGCAGTCGCTCCAGGAGCGGCGTTCTCTCGTCTTGCGCGACGGCGAGGACGCGCGTGTTGAAGGCCAGCAAACTCGCGTCCCCATCGAGCAGGGCAAGGGTCTCGCGCGTGGTCGCCTCGGGGCGTCGCACCGGCGGCACGCGGGGCCCCGTGTCGGAGAGCGGCGTCGACACCAGCCGA encodes:
- the ppk1 gene encoding polyphosphate kinase 1; translation: MTLPPLPDVGDDGRWDVPSVEVFKRLTTATGPLDLRITATHRAFHRDVYFDSDDGSLQGRGVSCLVRHDSEGRHRLLVTIVSEHDGAASLRHVMADLPGGDERAGIGGDSEPARLLRSIVNPAWLAPTLELEVERLTRLATAAGWWRPARFALAYDTITVRASGLARAFHELSLHVVKAGRPTRDDVGSALRDSFALRSLTLDRRHRGEQLRDALESEALARRVGSGRWVAVVAIDGTRVAVLREGAGWKLPITEGSGEDACRHLMRRALGTSVGDLHLLATTTGEGRLKALEIWTCTRVDQSTRSVGAGSVAWLPVEEVLARIGTPEIADTATLAALTTLARSDVLHRLVSTPLSDTGPRVPPVRRPEATTRETLALLDGDASLLAFNTRVLAVAQDERTPLLERLRYVAIVASNLDEFYAVRAGRLKYDGDTASDESDGSGLEARRARLARDARGLVQAQYACAEDVLDALAPHGVVIRQVASVSERALEHLRGYFRASVFPLLTPRAITATPGHSLPIVADRTLCFAVILRDATDGRHLAELTVPPSLPRFVALPDGEGFVAIEDVVRSHLALLYPGRRVEHSWLFRVTRYADLELDEQRAGNLVQAIDEQARERRHRPIVRVEVERAMPYAVREMLLRELALEPGARPGALGTADLVDIPGLMALDGLRQLTDLPIATLGFPPFAARDPVAGTPSLWAAIRESDILLHHPYDDFSASVVRFFDEAADDPDVMAIKVALYRTGERSPIAEALRRAAESGKDVAVFVELKARFDEERNVRWTRRLQAAGVHVVHGLPGYKNHSKVALVVRREGSGTRRYAHVGTGNYNAGTARVYTDLGLLTAREDVCDDLTDLFNTFTGSSAPADVSFRVCLVAPNSLLPGLLARIHREAGHARAGRSARIRMKLNGLADREVIRALYDAAAAGVTIDLVVRGICTLRPGERLRVTSIIGRFLEHARIYVFDNGGEAEYFIGSADLRPRNLRRRVEVLVPVASKTHRERLDGILSAELADSTAWSLGADGTWARVATDGGSAQARFMSQAVQVGNPGDA
- a CDS encoding GNAT family N-acetyltransferase produces the protein MPTPTPPTAVSDFYAPRRTAIADIAGLVGMGLLGSVSTMLVWDDLAGGFRTGRLEKAFLVFLLVVLGASALGGVLGLLAGRVIGRVWERRHRARRGPVRGDRPDADVSPTDAVRPAPSEAQVASAPGIELRSVGADVAGIMALMQRAGDAGPTRTADVLRRSVGIGAWDGPRLVGMARFVSDGRHGLLSDLVVEPAYRRRGIGRALVEAACREAGGALTIESVPESAIPFVHAIGATPGGWTLGAAQRAP
- a CDS encoding BamA/TamA family outer membrane protein, coding for MPVRQSGARGRSLGVIGMIVVSATVLPAQSDSSAAAGHVRVTAGAKYEAGWLHRAILGDDYRALWTTPITVPRLDLRRAAGGLTPTQRGGSMQTNSLRFNGADGREYVFRPSEKDFTKGLPEELRETLVRDIAQDQVAGYHPAAAVIVASLLDATGIRHPRPQLAVMPDDSLLGEFRAEFSNVLGTFEERPARDFDATPEALGATDVISSERLFERLRRSSVNQVDTRAYLSARLFDVLVGDRDRHRDQWRWGRFSKRRGALWEPIPRDRDMPFARFEGLGPWVIRGFVPQMITFDARYPSMVWLNWNAREIDRRLLPPLDRAVWDSVALAMQRQLTDSVLTASISTMPAPWVGIDGTRLYEALAERRESLPQAARELYGILAREVNVEATDDDDLVDVVRGPGGTMLVSVASIDSSGRAAAPWFERRFLPGETREVRLVLLGGNDCVRIRGERSRGVRLRIIGGAGDDAVLDSIPGGDAALSVYDAQGSNVVLGAVHAIDARAYVPPATDRAERQVRDWGSWSFTTRGLSASPGTGIVASLTRTRFSYGFRHDPFRSRSVLRADFSFSELRPRVRWDVTVPRANSKDVVGLRVIGSGIELIRFHGLGNETSSDSATRFYRVFQNLFRVEPTWMRPVARGVALELRGVGQFTSTREGARTVIGVTKPYGSGAYGQVGAGAGLVIDRRDSPVAPTRGVRLAFGGTVYPSVWNVDESFAEGTANVSTYVTPGGPRAPVLALRAGGRHVWGRFPFHEASTIGGVGTLRGWDQQRFAGRSSLYGSAEVRAWAAKVRIVAPADVGIMVLGDAGRVYADGETSDRWHTAVGGGIWFAPLMRSNTVSLSVVRGRERTGLYAAAGFSF
- a CDS encoding protein kinase; this encodes MSDFKAQLQAQFGDEYTIERELSGGGMSQVLLAQDTRHHRRVVIKLLPASVTQAISAERFEREILMSAALQHPNIVPVLSSGKVNGLPYFVMPYIDGESVRMRVRRGPLSVRETVNILRDVCRALSFAHGRGVIHRDIKPDNVLLSAGAGVAVVTDFGVAKAIMTSRHGGDPAPGGRMTGVGMSLGTPAYMAPEQAAADPNVDHRADIYALGILGYEMLAGAPPFHGRSPQALLAAQMTEAPTALSARRYDIPRALTDLIMLCLSKEPARRPDTAAGLLRALEDPEMISGVFAAPPSSSRMQWRNAAILLGILGSVVLAGALVRSRLVARSESPPRAAQPTAGAAVLPVSLAVLPLEAVGGDAEARGVATALGAELASAAAALPGARVASHAAVLAVPDSVRGPAALGRVLGVAYLMEGTVQRQRRELRATVRLVRIANDSTVWARTFTGNADSTFSFQDAVVQAAISALRQGAR